The stretch of DNA TTACTGGTTACATTGCCAAGAAATTGCCCTTGAGTAGTGTACAAAGCTAAGCGGGTTTGAATGTTTATATTGGTCTTCTTTTCATCAATTGCAGGAGTAAAATGCAATGCAGCAATCATTTCTAAATAATCTTGTTCCTCCATCCGCCCTCCAATACTTCCCATCCCGTTCAAGTTCAGCGAGCGACCTAGGCTACCTTTTATAGCGGGAGCAAACCCAACGCCAACTCTGCCATAACCACCAAATGAAAATAATTTATTATTAACAGTTTGTGATAAACCTGTTTGTATAAAGTAGAAAAATATAAAGAGGGAGCAGATAAAGTGTTTATGCATTGTAGAGAGCATTTACTTTAAATATAACTATTTGTAAAACAGGATAAAAGAGTTTTGGAGAAGAAAAATATGTAAATGACTGGAAAATAAAAACGGTATTTCTGTGCAGAAATACCGTTTTACTAAAGTGAATAGAAAATTATTTTATTTCATTCAGGTTTTTGATCATCTGATAGTAAAAAGCGATTGCTCCTTTATAATCTTTAACCGCAATCCGCTCATTCACATCATGGTAACCTACTAATTTTGACGGTACATACCGATAGATATTATCAGTAATATCAGCATAGTATCTTGAATCGGTAACAGCGATCAATAAAAACGGACTAACTGGAATATCCGGATTTAACTGTTTATTGGTTTTTGCAATGGCAAGAAATCCTTTGGCTTGCGACGAAGATATTTTAGAAGGATTTGCCTGCGATTCTGTACGAGGAGTAATTTTTACTCTTGGATCATTCACCGCTTTTTTTACATGCTCTAAAACTGTTTCAGGTGTTTCTCCCGGTAATATCCTGAAGTTTATGGTAGCGGTGGCTACAGTCGGTAAAACGTTGTCTTTAAAACCACTCTTTAAAATAGTAGGGGCAATAGTTGTATGGAACTGGGCCGCTCCGCGGTCGGTTTTTTCATATTCTTTCTGGATCAATGGTTTAGTGATCCATTTGTTTGCAAAGACAGCTTTTAAAAATCCCGGCATTTCCGGACCTAAGTATTCAACTAATTCTAATGTAGGAGTGGTAAATGAGCTCTTAAACGGATTAGTTCTGATTTTGGTAATGGTGGATGTTAAAATATCGATTGCTGTTTCTTTTCCCGGAGCAGAAGAGTGGCCTCCGCTTGCGTTAACTTCCAAATCAATAGTTAAATAGCCTTTTTCAGCCGTTCCAACAAGGGCGATTGATTTGTCAGGAATAATACCATCAATAATTAAACCTCCTTCGTCCATTACAAATTCGGCCTTAACACCACGACTTTTCAATAAAGCAGCAATCTTAGAGGCACCTTCCTTTCCACTGATTTCCTCATCATGTCCGAAAGCTAAATAAATCGTTTGTTCCGGTTGAAATCCTTCTGAAACCAATTTCTCAATAGCCTCCATAACGGTGATTACGGTAATTTTATCATCTACAGAACCGCGTCCCCAAATTGTATCTTGCTTAATTTCTCCGCCAAAAGGATCTGCTTTCCATTTTCCCAATGAAGCTTCTTCCACAGGAACCACATCCATGTGTCCCATTAATACAACCGGCTTTAGCGAGGGGTTTTTGCCAGGCCAGGTATAAAGCAGGCTATATTTACTGATAACCTCGCGTTTGAGCGTTTTATTGAGGTTAGGATAGGTAGTTTCCATGAATTTCAGGTTGGCACTAAACTGAGTAGTATCTACTTGAGACGTATCTTCAAACGATACTGTTTTAATGCGAATGGCATTTTGGAAATTAATAACAGATTGCTGTCCAATTTCAATAGGTTTAATTGCTGCTACCTGTGGTTGTTTTGATTTAAAAGTAAGCGTGTTAAATACAAATATGCCAATGAATACTACTAGCAAGAGCAATACAAAGAATAGAATTTTTTTTATCATGGATTAAGTTAATTACTGAGTTGTTGTTATTGGTAAATTGTTGATGTTTCACAGATACGCTCCATATAGCTGGTCATAAAAATGCCATTTGGGTCCATTTGAGCTCTAATTTTATGAAAATCATTCCATTTAGGATAAAGGTGCTCAAAATCTTTGCTTGTACGCGTATGCATTTTGCCCCAATGCGGCCTTCCTCCAGCTGCTGTGCAGATATCCTCCATTACTTTAAAATAGTCCTTGTAAGGATTTAGTTTATAAACATGAAAAGCAATATAAGCTGAATCTCGTTCATACGCCGGACTTAACCAGATGTCGTCTCCTTTTACGAAGCGATTTTCTGTTGGGAAGTGAACATCAAACTTATTTTTTTCAAAAGCTTTTTGTACATCTCTTTTCACTTCTTTAAATGCTTCGATAGGGATATTATATTCCATTTCATGGAATTTTACCAATCTCGGTAGTGCGTACACTTTATGGCTCCAATTTATTTTATGACTTGTTGAAACAGCTTTCGCGGAGATCTGGGCTATGGTTTTACTGGATTTTGGAAACCAATTAGTCAATTTTGACAAAGCACCAAAGGCATGGTTTTCCAACAGCATGTCGGTCATGTAATTGGCTGTTCCATAATCTTTAGCAGGAAGATCGGTTACATTGCTGAATTTAGTTTGAACAATGTTAGTATGCGGAAACCAATAAAACTCAAAATTTCGATGCGCTCTATTGTAGCGATTATAGTTTTCTAAAACATCATCCAGCGATTCTTTAGCAGAAGTGAACTCCAGTTTGTAAGCGGGTAAAGCCTTAAATGTTAACTCTGTAATGATTCCTAGCGTTCCTAGTCCAATCTGAGCAGCTTTAAAAATGTCAGCATTTTCTGTTGCTGAACAGGTAATAATATCACCCTTGCCATTGATAAAACGAATAGCGGTTAATTGAGTTGATAAATTGCCAAAAGCAGTACCTGTTCCATGAGTACCTGTTGAAATCGCTCCAGCTAATGACTGCACAT from Solitalea canadensis DSM 3403 encodes:
- a CDS encoding M20 family peptidase, which produces MIKKILFFVLLLLVVFIGIFVFNTLTFKSKQPQVAAIKPIEIGQQSVINFQNAIRIKTVSFEDTSQVDTTQFSANLKFMETTYPNLNKTLKREVISKYSLLYTWPGKNPSLKPVVLMGHMDVVPVEEASLGKWKADPFGGEIKQDTIWGRGSVDDKITVITVMEAIEKLVSEGFQPEQTIYLAFGHDEEISGKEGASKIAALLKSRGVKAEFVMDEGGLIIDGIIPDKSIALVGTAEKGYLTIDLEVNASGGHSSAPGKETAIDILTSTITKIRTNPFKSSFTTPTLELVEYLGPEMPGFLKAVFANKWITKPLIQKEYEKTDRGAAQFHTTIAPTILKSGFKDNVLPTVATATINFRILPGETPETVLEHVKKAVNDPRVKITPRTESQANPSKISSSQAKGFLAIAKTNKQLNPDIPVSPFLLIAVTDSRYYADITDNIYRYVPSKLVGYHDVNERIAVKDYKGAIAFYYQMIKNLNEIK
- a CDS encoding D-arabinono-1,4-lactone oxidase, which gives rise to MKTVNWSNWSGSVQCSPIEVLFPENEDEIISIVHMANEQGKKIRVVGSGHSFSHLIETNDYILSLDKFRGLIEVDKVNMRVRVKAGTKIKEFGALLFEQGLAQENLGDIDVQSLAGAISTGTHGTGTAFGNLSTQLTAIRFINGKGDIITCSATENADIFKAAQIGLGTLGIITELTFKALPAYKLEFTSAKESLDDVLENYNRYNRAHRNFEFYWFPHTNIVQTKFSNVTDLPAKDYGTANYMTDMLLENHAFGALSKLTNWFPKSSKTIAQISAKAVSTSHKINWSHKVYALPRLVKFHEMEYNIPIEAFKEVKRDVQKAFEKNKFDVHFPTENRFVKGDDIWLSPAYERDSAYIAFHVYKLNPYKDYFKVMEDICTAAGGRPHWGKMHTRTSKDFEHLYPKWNDFHKIRAQMDPNGIFMTSYMERICETSTIYQ